In Flavobacterium sp. N3904, one DNA window encodes the following:
- a CDS encoding ATP-binding protein — protein MKKAKSLNVHTKLLIVIAVIAVLFALFHAQLYYQIYLNKKEIHKNNTETFIKEVNSIMDQNTKENFEYLTAISQTDGIIDFVKKPNKDWFVKKVENLYEDNTFERIEFFDRNHKSISVTNYPSTLPENLISDEAINNLSRTKFIHFYTNSPKGIVEIFGTTIQSENSKNSQALGTVFITRLLDKKYISFLKKTTQSDTIRIQTNNQKNENNTLITATLNLKNWKGVSQSQLIFARKNLLELKSIKQTVDLSAVALTLSILICLYFSKKWFYTPLLTITRILETGNKKYIKDLKKSTGEFKYIGAIFEDKSKRETELVTAKLKAEESDRLKTSFLSNLSHEIRTPMNAIVGFTDLLLNTEVDKVEQIEYLSVIEKSGKNLISIIDDLIEMSKIDSQQIKPNFNAVNLESCINELYDTIKITIKKSKKIDFYILKNNEPAKFNIKTDEVKLKQIIVNLVNNAIKFTDDGYVAFGYEIDEQNTTIKFTVKDTGFGIEKKSQPYIFDRFRRVGGEKSIKAGGLGLGLSISKAYVEMLGGQIELKSEIGKGSIFTFTIPLQYIDSKNITVKQVIKPIGLKKGEEEGTILIAEDDNINFLLFQKIMKTKNYKIIRAVNGQEAVDICLNNPNIDLVLMDIKMPIMDGFEALEKIQPFRPDLPIVAQTAFSSNADKKKIFKMGFNDYITKPINRENLFEIIDRVFNKP, from the coding sequence ATGAAAAAAGCAAAAAGTCTTAACGTACATACCAAATTATTAATTGTAATTGCTGTAATTGCAGTTCTCTTTGCATTATTTCATGCCCAACTCTACTATCAAATCTATTTAAACAAAAAAGAAATCCATAAAAACAACACTGAAACTTTCATCAAAGAAGTGAATTCTATAATGGATCAAAACACAAAAGAAAATTTTGAATATCTGACCGCTATATCACAAACTGATGGAATTATTGATTTTGTAAAAAAACCTAACAAAGACTGGTTTGTAAAAAAAGTAGAGAACCTTTATGAAGACAATACATTTGAACGAATCGAATTTTTTGACAGAAATCACAAATCTATTTCCGTAACAAATTATCCCTCAACACTTCCAGAAAATTTAATCTCAGATGAAGCTATAAATAACCTTTCAAGAACTAAATTCATTCATTTTTATACCAACAGTCCCAAAGGAATTGTTGAAATATTTGGAACCACTATTCAATCCGAAAACAGCAAAAATTCACAGGCTTTAGGAACTGTTTTTATCACTAGATTATTAGATAAAAAATACATATCTTTTTTAAAGAAAACTACACAATCGGATACAATTCGAATTCAGACAAATAACCAAAAAAATGAAAATAACACATTAATAACTGCTACACTAAATTTAAAAAATTGGAAAGGAGTTTCCCAATCACAACTTATATTTGCAAGAAAAAATTTATTAGAACTAAAAAGCATCAAACAAACTGTAGATTTAAGTGCTGTTGCATTGACATTAAGCATTTTAATCTGTCTGTATTTTAGCAAAAAATGGTTTTATACACCACTTCTAACAATTACAAGGATCCTTGAAACGGGCAACAAAAAATACATTAAAGATTTAAAAAAATCAACAGGAGAATTTAAATATATTGGAGCCATTTTTGAAGATAAAAGCAAAAGAGAAACGGAGTTGGTCACTGCCAAATTAAAGGCCGAAGAGAGCGATCGTCTTAAAACCTCATTTTTATCTAATTTATCACACGAAATTCGAACTCCAATGAATGCAATCGTTGGTTTCACAGACTTACTTTTGAATACTGAAGTTGATAAAGTTGAGCAAATTGAATATTTATCGGTAATTGAAAAAAGTGGTAAAAATCTAATCTCAATTATTGATGATCTTATAGAAATGTCAAAAATAGATTCTCAACAAATCAAACCAAACTTCAATGCAGTAAATCTAGAATCTTGCATTAATGAATTGTACGATACCATAAAAATCACAATAAAAAAATCTAAAAAAATTGATTTTTACATATTGAAAAACAATGAACCTGCAAAATTCAACATCAAAACAGATGAAGTCAAACTGAAACAAATCATTGTCAATTTAGTCAATAATGCTATTAAATTTACTGATGATGGTTATGTAGCTTTTGGTTACGAAATTGACGAACAAAACACTACAATTAAATTTACTGTAAAAGATACAGGCTTTGGAATAGAGAAAAAAAGCCAGCCTTATATTTTTGATCGTTTTAGAAGAGTTGGTGGCGAAAAATCTATTAAAGCCGGAGGATTAGGATTGGGGTTATCCATATCCAAAGCTTATGTAGAAATGCTTGGTGGCCAAATAGAATTGAAATCAGAAATAGGTAAAGGTTCCATATTTACTTTTACAATCCCTTTACAATATATTGATAGTAAAAACATTACAGTTAAGCAAGTCATCAAACCAATTGGATTAAAAAAAGGCGAAGAAGAAGGAACTATATTGATTGCGGAAGATGACAACATAAACTTTTTGTTGTTTCAAAAAATTATGAAAACCAAGAATTACAAAATTATTCGAGCGGTAAATGGACAAGAAGCAGTAGATATTTGCTTAAATAATCCAAATATTGATTTGGTTCTAATGGATATAAAAATGCCCATTATGGAT